From Arachis stenosperma cultivar V10309 chromosome 2, arast.V10309.gnm1.PFL2, whole genome shotgun sequence, one genomic window encodes:
- the LOC130960292 gene encoding uncharacterized protein LOC130960292, whose amino-acid sequence MAVTVKTMALIVSVFGLLSFILGVIAENKKPAAGTPVPAKGVVTCKFPADPTVALGYLSFAFLIVSTVAGYMSLFYPYKGKSVPQGVLFKSTSFLVFFNIAVFTTGLAATMLLWPTITEQMHLQRNVHNDLTYTCPTAKTGLLGGGAFLSLDSSLFWLIALMLADNAREDFMDEEIKGGELSSSAYATHTVVTASP is encoded by the exons ATGGCTGTCACTGTTAAAACCATGGCTCTCATTGTTTCGGTCTTCGGTCTCCTCTCTTTCATTCTCGGTGTTATAGCCGAAAACAAGAAG CCTGCAGCCGGAACCCCAGTACCTGCCAAGGGGGTTGTCACCTGCAAGTTCCCAGCTGATCCAACAGTCGCATTGGGCTATCTTTCCTTTgcatttctcattgtatctaCTGTGGCCGGATACATGTCTCTCTTTTATCCTTACAAGGGGAAGTCTGTTCCACAAGGTGTTCTATTTAAAAGCACTAGTTTCTTGGTATTCTTCAACATTGCAGT GTTCACGACCGGACTAGCTGCAACTATGTTGTTATGGCCGACAATCACTGAACAGATGCACCTTCAGCGCAACGTACACAATGATCTCACCTATACTTGCCCTACTGCTAAAACCGGTCTCCTTGGAGGCGGCGCATTTCTATCGCTTGATTCTTCTCTCTTTTGGCTGATTGCCCTTATGCTAGCGGACAACGCCCGCGAAGATTTCATGGATGAAGAAATTAAAGGGGGCGAGCTTTCCTCAAGTGCTTATGCCACACATA